The window TGACGTTTCCGTTTAGAGACTACAAGATCTTTCCAAtttcaggtggggaaactgaggctcataaaGGGCACAGTATCACCtggcaggtggaggagggtgaGTAGAGATGGGATTTGGAACCACGGTTGTATGATTCCAAGTTCTGAAAATGTATTCGTTAAATCTTTAAACAGAAGTCTTGGCGCTATGGGCAATTAGGGAATTGGAATTTTCCAGATCGCCCAATTTAACTAGTCACTCTGTGGACCCAGCTGAGGTCAGTGAGCCCATGGTTCAAATCCAGCCTCTGACCTTTGCagatatgtgaccttgggcaagactcATTTATTTATCTCTATGATAGTAATCCCCTCATGAGTTCTCTATGCAGGTGAAACAGCAGGGTAAGCGCTTGATACTTCATTGGCATTGTACTGGTGTAGTATTGTAGTGGTTTACTGAATGACGATGGGGTTAGTCTGGGCTTCAGAGGACAAGGGGTAAACCATTTCTTGCCCATTCCCAACTCCTCTACAATCTGCTGCCAGAACTGGATTAGGTCCAGCCACCCACTCCTGCTCACTCGGAGATCTCCTTGGAGATTATTCTTGCAGAACACAACCCTCTCACCAAGCTGGGAGATGCTGGCTTGGGACTGCAGGGACTCAGCCCCAAATTTGGCTCTTGAGGGAGCCCCGGGCTTCCGGAAGAGTGCGGGGAGAGCCATGTGGGTGTAGAGTTGGACCAGAGAGAGGGGCAGCGCTTAGGGAGAGAATATCTGAGGAAAGGGCTTTAAAAAGATGAATAGGAGAGCACCAAGCAGGGGAGGGCGTAGCTGAAAGTCAGCGTGTTTGTGTGTCGATGGCTTCACATGTCTGCCAGAGGAGCTGGATAGTTTCCCTGGGACAATGGGAAACCGTAGAGGGTTGTGTGAGAAGGGAAGGGGCTCAGATCTGAGTATCTGAAAAATTCTTCTAAAGCCCGAATGGGGGCACCGCCAAGGGCAAGCTTGCAAGCTTACAGATTGAGACACTGGATCCAGGAGAGGAGTAGGGATCACTCCACGGACAACCAGTCTACTCGAACTCAGACCTTCTGGGCTCTCCTTCAGGGGGCGGATACTTGGCTGGGGCCAGAGGAAAGCTGCCAGGCAGCTGTGTGCCCGGCTCCCAATGGAAGTGGGAGAATCAACTAGCTATTTTCTGCAGCGGCCACCAGCTGCGCCACCGCCACCCTGGGGGTATCCTTCGCCAGTCGACTGGAGAAAGAACTACAACTCCCAGAAGATCTCGGGACATAATACTTTGTATGCATGCGCATGCCGAAGGCGTGCTGTTCACCTGCTTCTTACAACGCCAGGAGGCCCCCGCAGCAATGAGGGAAACGCTGGAGgagaaactacatttcccagaagtCTCCGTTCCGCAGCGGCTGAGCCTATAAATTTCGGAGTTGCTGGCGCCGGGGACTGCGTGACTCGCGGTTAGATATGGCTCTTCGCAGATCCCGGAGTTGCCTGGTGTCTCCAATCATTAGGTCGGCGGCGGTACTGGGTGTCAGGTGAGTCCTTAGGGGGGATTAGGCCGGTGTCGGGAGCTGGAGCCAGCTGTTTACCGACCAGACGACTTGCCAGTGCCTAACGCATTTACTGAGCTCATTATGCAGCCAGGCTCAGTAGTTGAGCGCCAAGCCGAAGCCACACAGCGCTCCCTCTGACCTTTCTCACTGTCTTCTCTGCCCCTTCAGGTGGCTCCAGCCTCAGGCTTTGTTGGGGCTACCCGGCTCCTTGGGACTCCCCGCCACGCAGCCGTGCCGTGGCAAGGCGCGCGGGAACGAGTACCAGCCAAGCAACATTAAACGAAAGCACAAGCACGGCTGGATCAAGCGCTTGAGCACGCCGGCCGGCGTCCAGGTCATCCTTCGCCGCATGCTCAAGGGCCGCAAATCGCTGAGCCATTGAGCGCGACACTGCCAATGGGACCCCCTAACCCCCCATTAAATCATTTCCCTGGATCGACCTCTCTTGCTGCTGTTTTTGTGGGGAGATTGGGTGACGAAGACCTGAGCGCTTCTTCAGTTACAGGGTTTGCCCAGAGTGGTGGTTTGGCGGGGTAGAAGTCTCTGCGCTTATATTGGAAGGGGAAGTAGGAAGTCAACCCTTGTAAAgtcccttaaatttttttttttaaattgacttcagagagagagagagagagagacatcaattcgttgttccatttatttatgtattcattggttgattcttgtatgtgccctgatcagggatcaaacccacaaccttggtatgtaGGCTGGATGCTAGGTATGTTagaatctaaccaactgagctgccaggCTAGGGCTTGCAAGTCTCTTTTTACACTTTTGAATTAGGAAGAATTTCGACCATAGGGCAACAGTGCACAGAATAAGTACAGTGAACCTGGATACATACCTGTTTCTGACCACCAGTTACCTCCTCCTGTGTTTATTTGAAGCAAATCTCAGGTATCAGGCtgccagttctttttctttaaaaaaaaaatatttattgactttagaaagagcgaggtagggaggaggaagagagagacattgatttgttccatttatttacgcattcattggttatcTTATGTGCTCTGACTTGATTGAACAtgaaaccttggcatatctggatgatgctctaacccagtggtccccaactcccagaccggtatcggtccgtgggtcatttggtaccggtccgcagagaaagaataaataacttaacattatttctgttttatttatatttaagtttgaacaatgttttattttttaaaaatgaccagattcactctgttacatccgtctaagactcactcttttttttttttttttttaattctttcttaagattttatttactgatctagtgagaggagagagagtgaaaggaaagagagagtggttctttttatttattgctttttgtttgttttatgtgctttgaccgcgggccttcagcagaccaagtaaccccttgcttgag is drawn from Saccopteryx leptura isolate mSacLep1 chromosome 1, mSacLep1_pri_phased_curated, whole genome shotgun sequence and contains these coding sequences:
- the MRPL34 gene encoding large ribosomal subunit protein bL34m encodes the protein MALRRSRSCLVSPIIRSAAVLGVRWLQPQALLGLPGSLGLPATQPCRGKARGNEYQPSNIKRKHKHGWIKRLSTPAGVQVILRRMLKGRKSLSH